The genome window CCAGGCCCATGCTCGGCTCGTCGAGCAACAGCAGCGCCGGCCGCGCCAGCAGGCCGCGCGCGATCGCCAGCATCTGCTGCTCGCCGCCCGAGAGCGTGCCCGCCGGCGCATCGCGGCGCGCCGCGAGGATGGGGAATCGCTCCAGCAACTGCCCGATCTCGGCAGTGAGCGCCTGGCGGTCGCGGCGGCGGTAGCCGCCCAGCTCCAGGTTCTCCAGCACCGACATCTGCGCCAGAATCTGGCGGCCCTCCGGCACCAGCACCACGCCCATGCCCACCAGGTCGCTCGCCGAGCGCCGTGTCACGTCCGCGCCGCGGTAGCGCACGACGCCCGCGCGCGGCTGCACCAGCCCCATGATCGCGGCGAGCGTCGAGCTCTTGCCGGCGCCGTTGGCGCCCACCAGGCTAACGAGCGCGCCGCCGTCAACCTGCAGGCTGACGTCGCGTACCGCCTGCACGCGGCCGTAGTTGACCGCGAGGTGCTCGACCTCCAGGAGAGGCGGCATCAGCCTGCCTCCGCATCGGCGTCCGGCCCCCGTGCGCCACCGGTCGCCGGCGCCGGTTC of Dehalococcoidia bacterium contains these proteins:
- a CDS encoding ABC transporter ATP-binding protein → MPPLLEVEHLAVNYGRVQAVRDVSLQVDGGALVSLVGANGAGKSSTLAAIMGLVQPRAGVVRYRGADVTRRSASDLVGMGVVLVPEGRQILAQMSVLENLELGGYRRRDRQALTAEIGQLLERFPILAARRDAPAGTLSGGEQQMLAIARGLLARPALLLLDEPSMGLAPQLVSYIFGILREIHEEGRTILLVEQNARRALALSDRAYVIETGRVVLEGTGAELARDERIVAAYLGGVGVSGG